The following proteins are co-located in the Pseudoalteromonas sp. N1230-9 genome:
- the ispH gene encoding 4-hydroxy-3-methylbut-2-enyl diphosphate reductase: MDILLANPRGFCAGVDRAISIVERALDIFEKPIYVRHEVVHNRYVVDGLKNRGAVFVEELDQVPDDSIVIFSAHGVSQAVRNEAKRRELKVFDATCPLVTKVHMEVTRASKKGIECVLIGHHGHPEVEGTMGQYDNEAGGIYLVETPEDVEKLSVKNPENLFYCSQTTLSVDDTADVIDALRAKFPAIDGPRKDDICYATQNRQDAVRDLADKVDVLLVVGAKNSSNSNRLRELADKMGTKAHLIDDASNVEADWFDNVNAVGVTAGASAPEVLVQQVIARLKELGGNQVVENPGEEENIVFAVPVELR, translated from the coding sequence ATGGATATTTTATTAGCCAATCCGCGCGGTTTTTGCGCGGGTGTTGACCGCGCAATTAGTATTGTTGAGCGTGCACTCGATATCTTCGAAAAGCCTATCTATGTTCGCCACGAAGTTGTGCATAATCGTTATGTGGTTGATGGTTTAAAAAATCGTGGCGCTGTTTTTGTTGAAGAGCTTGACCAAGTGCCTGACGATAGCATTGTTATTTTTAGTGCCCATGGTGTATCGCAAGCTGTTCGCAACGAAGCAAAACGCCGTGAATTAAAAGTGTTTGATGCAACCTGTCCGCTGGTCACTAAAGTTCATATGGAAGTAACTCGTGCGAGTAAAAAAGGCATAGAGTGTGTGTTGATTGGCCACCATGGGCACCCAGAAGTTGAAGGCACCATGGGGCAGTATGACAACGAAGCGGGTGGTATTTACTTAGTAGAAACCCCTGAAGATGTCGAAAAGCTGAGTGTTAAAAACCCTGAAAACTTATTTTACTGTAGCCAAACGACATTATCTGTAGATGATACAGCTGATGTGATTGATGCACTACGTGCTAAGTTTCCAGCCATTGATGGCCCACGCAAAGATGATATTTGTTACGCAACGCAAAACCGCCAAGACGCAGTCCGTGATTTAGCGGATAAAGTGGATGTATTACTTGTTGTGGGAGCAAAAAATAGCTCTAACTCAAACCGTCTACGCGAGCTTGCTGATAAAATGGGCACGAAGGCGCATTTGATTGATGATGCAAGTAACGTTGAAGCGGATTGGTTCGACAATGTCAATGCGGTGGGTGTTACTGCCGGCGCATCTGCACCTGAAGTTCTGGTTCAGCAAGTTATTGCGCGCCTGAAAGAATTAGGCGGTAATCAAGTTGTTGAAAACCCTGGTGAAGAAGAAAATATAGTATTTGCCGTTCCTGTTGAGCTACGCTAA
- the ileS gene encoding isoleucine--tRNA ligase, with the protein MSDYKHTLNLPETAFPMRGNLAQREPKMLKTWYEDDLYGQIRSAKKGKKTFILHDGPPYANGDIHLGHSVNKILKDIIVKSKTLSDFDAPYVPGWDCHGLPIELMVEKKVGKPGVKVSAAEFREKCREYAKKQVEGQKTDFKRLGVFGDWDKPYLTMNFDFEANAIRVLGRIIKNGHLHKGAKPVHWCTDCGSALAEAEVEYQDKQSPAIDVRFEFADQDAVINAFELADGHQGIGTVSTAIWTTTPWTLPANRAVAVHEKLEYALVQVDDEGAQQRLILGSELVKDAMDRYGFKHYHVLGYVKGAALENLQVAHPFYDFTVPVIVADHVTTDSGTGVVHTAPGHGQEDFAAGLAYGLEVANPVGANGVYLPDTPMFAGQHVFKANASVIDVLTENNALLHHHALTHSYPHCWRHKTPIIFRATPQWFVSMDQANLRQDSLNEIKKTEWLPEWGESRIANMVEGRPDWCISRQRTWGVPIALFVDKDTGALHPNTQELIEEAAKLVEKSGIQAWYDLDPATLLGDDAEQYMKVQDTLDVWFDSGVTHACVVDAREDLTGPADLYLEGSDQHRGWFMSSMMTSVAINGHAPYKQVLTHGFTVDENGRKMSKSLGNVISPQNVMNKLGADILRLWVASTDFTAEMTVSDEIFKRSADRYRRIRNTSRYLLANLNGFDPKTDQVAIEDMVELDRWIVGRAAELQDEILAAYDKYQMLLVTQKLMNFCTGELGSFYLDVIKDRQYTAKSDSHARRSCQTALYHIAEAMTRWMAPILSFTAQEIWEALPGERGKFVFTSVWYDGLKASSQGKFSNDDWLTILNVRDEVNRVLEAARKEDVIGATLQANVSIYASEELSSKLAALGDELRFVLLTSGVTVETVTAQPEGTQATEIDGLFIKVAATTAEKCERCWHYCDDVGANPAHPEICGRCVSNVDGDGEQRQFA; encoded by the coding sequence ATGAGCGACTACAAACATACTTTGAATTTACCGGAAACAGCGTTTCCAATGCGCGGCAATTTGGCACAACGTGAACCAAAGATGCTTAAGACATGGTATGAAGACGATCTTTACGGTCAAATTCGCAGCGCTAAAAAAGGTAAGAAAACCTTCATTTTGCATGACGGCCCTCCGTATGCAAACGGTGATATCCATTTAGGCCACTCGGTAAATAAAATTCTTAAAGATATTATTGTTAAGTCAAAAACCCTGTCTGACTTTGATGCACCTTATGTGCCTGGTTGGGACTGTCACGGTTTACCAATTGAGTTAATGGTTGAAAAGAAAGTCGGTAAGCCTGGCGTGAAAGTGTCTGCTGCTGAGTTCCGTGAAAAATGTCGCGAATATGCAAAAAAGCAAGTTGAAGGTCAAAAAACAGACTTTAAACGCTTAGGCGTATTTGGTGACTGGGATAAGCCTTACTTAACAATGAACTTTGACTTTGAAGCGAATGCGATTCGCGTGCTTGGTCGCATCATTAAAAATGGTCATTTACACAAAGGTGCTAAGCCTGTTCACTGGTGTACAGACTGTGGCTCAGCACTTGCTGAAGCAGAGGTTGAATACCAAGATAAACAGTCGCCAGCAATCGATGTGCGTTTTGAGTTTGCTGATCAAGATGCAGTTATTAATGCGTTTGAACTAGCAGATGGTCATCAAGGTATCGGTACTGTAAGCACCGCAATCTGGACAACAACACCGTGGACACTTCCTGCTAACCGTGCAGTAGCGGTTCATGAAAAACTTGAGTATGCCCTTGTTCAAGTTGACGATGAAGGTGCACAGCAGCGTCTAATTTTAGGTTCTGAGCTAGTTAAAGATGCTATGGACCGTTATGGATTTAAGCATTATCACGTACTTGGCTATGTGAAAGGTGCTGCACTTGAGAATTTACAGGTTGCTCACCCATTTTATGACTTCACAGTGCCAGTTATTGTTGCTGATCACGTAACAACTGATTCTGGTACGGGTGTTGTACATACTGCGCCTGGTCACGGTCAAGAAGATTTCGCGGCAGGTCTTGCTTATGGTCTAGAAGTAGCTAACCCTGTTGGTGCAAACGGTGTTTATTTACCAGACACACCAATGTTTGCTGGTCAGCACGTATTTAAAGCAAATGCGAGCGTTATTGACGTATTAACTGAAAACAATGCGTTATTGCATCACCATGCGCTTACGCACAGCTACCCACATTGCTGGCGTCATAAAACGCCAATTATCTTCCGTGCTACGCCACAGTGGTTCGTAAGTATGGATCAAGCTAACCTTCGTCAAGATTCATTAAACGAAATCAAAAAGACTGAGTGGTTACCTGAGTGGGGCGAAAGCCGCATTGCAAATATGGTTGAAGGCCGTCCTGATTGGTGTATTTCACGTCAACGTACATGGGGTGTGCCAATTGCATTATTTGTAGACAAAGACACAGGTGCGCTTCACCCAAATACCCAAGAGCTGATCGAAGAAGCTGCGAAGTTAGTTGAAAAATCAGGTATTCAAGCTTGGTATGACTTAGACCCTGCTACTTTACTTGGCGATGACGCTGAGCAATACATGAAAGTACAAGATACGCTAGATGTATGGTTCGACTCAGGTGTGACTCACGCATGTGTGGTTGATGCACGTGAAGATTTAACCGGTCCTGCTGATCTTTACTTAGAAGGTTCTGACCAACACCGTGGTTGGTTTATGTCGTCAATGATGACATCGGTTGCTATCAATGGTCATGCGCCTTACAAGCAAGTATTAACACATGGTTTTACGGTTGATGAAAATGGCCGTAAGATGTCTAAATCATTAGGCAACGTAATTTCGCCACAAAACGTGATGAACAAACTAGGTGCTGATATCTTACGTTTATGGGTTGCATCAACTGACTTTACAGCTGAAATGACTGTATCTGATGAAATCTTTAAACGTTCAGCAGACCGTTATCGTCGTATCCGTAACACCAGCCGTTATTTACTTGCGAACTTAAATGGTTTTGATCCAAAAACAGATCAAGTTGCTATTGAAGACATGGTTGAGCTTGACCGTTGGATTGTTGGCCGTGCAGCCGAGCTTCAAGATGAGATTTTAGCGGCTTACGATAAGTACCAAATGCTACTTGTAACGCAAAAGCTAATGAACTTCTGTACTGGTGAGCTAGGTTCGTTCTACCTAGATGTAATCAAAGACCGTCAGTACACAGCGAAAAGCGATAGCCACGCACGTCGTTCATGTCAAACCGCGCTTTACCACATTGCTGAAGCAATGACACGTTGGATGGCACCGATTTTAAGCTTTACTGCACAAGAAATTTGGGAAGCATTACCAGGCGAGCGTGGCAAGTTTGTATTCACTTCAGTGTGGTACGATGGCTTAAAAGCCTCTTCGCAGGGTAAGTTCAGCAACGATGATTGGTTAACAATCTTAAATGTACGTGATGAAGTTAACCGTGTATTAGAGGCAGCTCGTAAAGAAGACGTTATTGGTGCAACTCTACAAGCAAACGTAAGCATCTACGCAAGTGAAGAGTTAAGCTCTAAACTAGCTGCGTTAGGTGATGAACTACGCTTTGTATTATTAACGTCAGGCGTAACAGTTGAAACTGTAACAGCGCAGCCTGAAGGTACTCAGGCGACTGAGATTGACGGCCTATTCATTAAAGTTGCTGCAACAACCGCTGAAAAATGTGAGCGTTGTTGGCATTACTGTGATGATGTAGGTGCTAACCCTGCTCATCCTGAAATCTGTGGTCGTTGTGTAAGCAATGTTGACGGCGATGGTGAACAGCGTCAGTTCGCATAG
- the fkpB gene encoding FKBP-type peptidyl-prolyl cis-trans isomerase codes for MSQAVIGNNSEVIFHFSIKLEDGSAADSTKVHNKPAKLRMGDGSLTENFEKCLLGLAAGDNKSFELEPEDAFGQPNPDNIYYVDRSKFGADTPAEVGNIIAFTQPDGTELPGLVREVQGESVTIDFNHPLAGQRLTFEVEILEVAG; via the coding sequence ATGAGCCAAGCAGTAATTGGTAATAACTCTGAAGTGATCTTTCATTTCTCAATTAAGTTAGAAGATGGCTCAGCAGCTGATTCTACTAAAGTTCATAATAAACCAGCTAAATTGCGAATGGGTGACGGAAGCCTAACAGAGAACTTTGAAAAATGTTTGTTAGGTTTAGCGGCAGGTGACAATAAATCTTTTGAACTTGAGCCAGAGGATGCATTTGGCCAACCTAATCCTGATAACATTTATTATGTTGACCGCAGCAAGTTTGGCGCAGATACGCCAGCTGAAGTTGGCAATATAATCGCGTTTACTCAACCAGACGGTACTGAATTACCTGGTCTTGTTCGTGAAGTACAAGGTGAGTCTGTAACGATTGATTTTAACCACCCTTTGGCTGGTCAACGTTTGACTTTTGAAGTTGAGATTTTAGAGGTAGCGGGCTGA
- a CDS encoding PilW family protein — translation MKKHIGFTLVEMMVALFIGGLVLGGVMFTYLSMKVTTRDTMTIGELQETGRLAINIMQRDIEQIGFWGTYYEKSMTSENTDTLTNPGNDCFGGLNNGSFPDAASVTNFRSVYAVNTSDNTALSCINNVKKDTDVLQVKFLEGLEIAPADTNNNFYYFIAEQDRGEFRRGPVDAASISGNATVWRYRHHVYYISEQTFTINEQQVSVPVLMRKRLRPGSGMVTETIMEGVEDIRFVFGLDTTNNSRVDTYKSIENMTNSDWENRQSILTVQVFLLTRSLIPDANLKLQNQTYMLGEDTNKRELTFNDNFRRALFTTTIRLNNVGANLWRI, via the coding sequence ATGAAAAAGCATATTGGCTTTACATTGGTCGAAATGATGGTTGCACTGTTTATAGGTGGCTTGGTGTTGGGCGGAGTTATGTTTACTTATTTGAGCATGAAAGTCACAACCCGAGACACAATGACAATAGGCGAGCTTCAAGAAACAGGCCGCCTTGCAATCAATATAATGCAGCGTGACATTGAGCAAATAGGTTTTTGGGGAACATATTACGAAAAATCAATGACATCTGAAAATACGGATACTTTAACCAATCCTGGTAACGATTGTTTTGGGGGGCTCAATAACGGCAGTTTCCCTGACGCGGCATCCGTTACTAACTTTCGCTCTGTTTATGCGGTAAATACAAGCGACAATACCGCATTAAGCTGCATTAATAATGTAAAAAAAGATACCGACGTTCTGCAAGTAAAGTTTTTAGAAGGCTTAGAGATAGCACCTGCTGATACAAACAATAATTTTTACTATTTTATTGCTGAACAAGATAGAGGTGAGTTTCGTCGGGGCCCAGTTGATGCTGCGAGCATAAGTGGTAATGCGACTGTATGGCGGTATCGTCATCATGTTTACTATATTTCTGAGCAAACATTCACCATCAATGAACAGCAAGTTTCTGTACCTGTACTGATGCGCAAACGATTAAGACCTGGCTCCGGAATGGTGACCGAAACCATTATGGAAGGTGTTGAAGACATACGTTTTGTATTTGGCCTAGATACAACAAATAACAGCCGGGTTGATACCTACAAAAGCATTGAAAATATGACTAATTCTGATTGGGAAAATCGTCAAAGTATTTTAACCGTTCAAGTCTTTTTACTCACAAGGTCGTTAATACCTGATGCAAATCTAAAGTTGCAAAATCAAACCTACATGTTGGGCGAAGATACAAATAAGCGAGAGCTTACATTTAATGATAATTTCAGGCGTGCATTGTTCACCACGACGATCCGCTTAAATAATGTTGGAGCAAACCTATGGCGCATTTAG
- a CDS encoding LytR/AlgR family response regulator transcription factor: MISTLIVDDEPLARARIKRLLAAHPQYDVIADAENGELAVKLCQQLQPDLVLLDINMPKCSGMDVAAVLKQLTIPPAVVFLTAHPEHALEAFELAVDGYLVKPVTADALSKTLSQLRRLNRAQVSKSDDLYISYQLAGVIKRVHIEDLICCTAEQKYTRLTFDGGEALVEQSLKQLELQYPAQLMRIHRNTLVNKNRIYSMAHDDGVHSLMLDGASTKFVISRREVKTVKAIMGK; this comes from the coding sequence ATGATAAGTACATTAATTGTTGATGATGAACCGCTAGCACGGGCCCGTATAAAACGCTTACTCGCAGCACATCCTCAATATGATGTAATAGCCGATGCTGAGAATGGTGAGTTGGCAGTTAAGTTATGCCAACAGTTACAACCTGATTTAGTACTCTTAGATATTAATATGCCAAAGTGCTCAGGAATGGACGTTGCTGCTGTGTTGAAACAGCTTACTATTCCACCTGCCGTGGTGTTTTTAACAGCACACCCTGAACATGCACTCGAAGCTTTCGAGCTTGCTGTTGATGGTTATTTAGTAAAACCTGTTACAGCGGATGCATTATCGAAAACGCTGTCTCAACTGAGAAGATTAAATCGTGCCCAAGTGAGTAAAAGTGACGACCTTTATATTAGCTATCAACTTGCAGGGGTCATTAAGCGAGTGCATATTGAAGATTTAATTTGTTGTACGGCTGAGCAAAAATATACGCGTTTAACCTTTGACGGAGGCGAGGCCCTAGTCGAGCAAAGTTTAAAGCAGCTAGAGTTACAGTACCCAGCGCAATTAATGCGCATTCACCGTAATACATTGGTGAATAAAAACCGAATTTACAGTATGGCCCATGATGACGGTGTGCACTCGTTGATGCTAGATGGTGCGTCGACAAAATTCGTCATTAGTCGGCGTGAAGTAAAGACGGTTAAGGCTATTATGGGTAAATAG
- the murJ gene encoding murein biosynthesis integral membrane protein MurJ, with translation MAKGLFRSGMIVSAMTMISRILGLVRDAVVANLLGASAAADVFLFANRIPNFLRRLFAEGAFAQAFVPVLSDIKEQQGDDKVRLFVAQAAGTLGTILLVVTLFGVIASPVIAALFGTGWFIDWWQGGEDAGKFELASALLKLTFPYLFFVSLVALSGAVMNVYNRFAVAAFTPVLLNISIITCAIFLHDQFSVGAYALAIGVFVGGLVQLLFQLPFLYRARMLSRPQWAWQDENVKKVRKLMLPALFGVSISQINLLLDTMIASMLMTGSIAWLYYSDRLIEFPLGLFGIGIATVILPALSKLHSTKSTRDFQHTLDWGVRFVIFLGLPAMFGLMVISPLIITVLFDHGAFQNGEIDHVQAVSYGVMAYSVGLVSFMLIKVLAPGFYSRQDTKTPVKIGIKTLVLNMVFNIMLAPFIGYLGLALATSMSASCNAYLLYRQLHKEGVYQFSGMSLKFSFKCLFSSVFMAAVVWYVGQLVAWQTWHFMEQVSLLAGLLVLAAFVYFSSLFVMGIRLNTIKSVATTESN, from the coding sequence GTGGCAAAAGGATTATTTCGTTCTGGGATGATTGTCAGTGCAATGACGATGATCTCGCGTATTTTAGGACTAGTACGTGATGCAGTTGTAGCCAATTTATTGGGGGCAAGTGCAGCTGCTGATGTGTTTTTATTTGCTAACCGAATTCCTAACTTTTTGCGCCGTTTATTTGCTGAAGGGGCATTTGCACAAGCGTTTGTACCTGTTTTGTCTGATATTAAAGAGCAGCAAGGTGACGATAAAGTAAGATTATTTGTAGCTCAAGCAGCCGGCACCCTAGGGACAATTTTGCTCGTTGTAACTTTATTTGGTGTGATTGCCTCGCCAGTGATTGCCGCACTGTTTGGTACAGGCTGGTTTATAGACTGGTGGCAAGGGGGAGAAGATGCCGGAAAGTTCGAGCTGGCAAGCGCGCTTCTTAAACTAACTTTTCCATATTTGTTTTTTGTTAGTTTAGTTGCTCTGAGCGGTGCCGTGATGAATGTATACAATCGTTTTGCGGTCGCTGCGTTTACCCCAGTACTTTTAAATATTTCCATTATCACTTGCGCAATTTTTCTGCATGATCAGTTTTCAGTGGGTGCATATGCGCTTGCTATAGGCGTGTTTGTTGGTGGTTTAGTGCAGCTACTGTTTCAGTTACCGTTTTTGTATCGTGCCCGTATGCTGAGCCGTCCTCAATGGGCTTGGCAAGATGAAAACGTTAAAAAAGTACGAAAACTAATGCTGCCAGCGTTATTTGGCGTCTCGATTAGTCAAATAAACTTGTTGCTTGATACCATGATAGCTTCAATGTTAATGACGGGTTCCATTGCGTGGCTTTACTATTCTGACAGGTTGATTGAGTTTCCTCTTGGCCTATTCGGCATTGGTATTGCGACGGTAATTTTACCTGCACTATCTAAACTCCATAGTACGAAAAGCACACGTGATTTTCAGCACACGCTAGATTGGGGAGTGCGCTTTGTCATCTTTTTAGGCTTACCCGCCATGTTTGGCTTGATGGTGATAAGCCCATTAATCATCACCGTACTTTTCGATCATGGCGCATTTCAAAATGGTGAGATAGATCATGTTCAAGCGGTAAGTTATGGCGTAATGGCTTATTCAGTTGGCTTAGTTAGTTTTATGCTGATTAAGGTGTTAGCACCTGGTTTCTATTCGCGTCAGGACACGAAAACGCCTGTTAAAATTGGCATTAAAACGTTAGTGCTTAATATGGTCTTTAATATTATGCTAGCGCCGTTTATTGGTTATTTAGGGTTGGCACTTGCTACGTCTATGTCGGCAAGCTGTAATGCGTATTTGCTGTATCGTCAGTTGCACAAAGAAGGTGTTTATCAGTTTTCAGGCATGAGCCTTAAATTTAGTTTTAAATGTTTGTTTTCTAGTGTGTTTATGGCGGCGGTAGTTTGGTATGTTGGACAGCTCGTTGCTTGGCAAACTTGGCACTTTATGGAGCAAGTTTCGTTACTTGCAGGGTTACTCGTGTTAGCCGCATTCGTATACTTTTCGTCTTTGTTTGTAATGGGAATTCGACTAAATACGATAAAAAGTGTTGCAACTACTGAATCGAACTAA
- a CDS encoding sensor histidine kinase has product MSKQPTKNGLLIEALFQSRGVLATLVVSQTIAVLLAFSPASYGDVWLRLAVFSFFLHLVFLTSVAVLYLSRGQLVRLSNTWQVIVLSSLLLLLTCLYSFLVLSLFDELYQVDSLAHFLASNMLIIFLVTVLFVQFISIHNQKEQQTKALIQAELDALQARIRPHFLFNSLNTAAELTHHDANAAEQAILALAALSQAAMRSGKAISLSDEISLCQQYISLEKWRYGERLVVCWQLPDEIPALDIPCLTIQPLIENAVCYGVEPADKGARIYISMHVSDKSYTFIITNPLYKNKGALPSGNGMALENIRQRLGLFYNYKAQLLTTQREGEFRVKLVLPRLKIQ; this is encoded by the coding sequence ATGAGCAAACAGCCAACTAAAAACGGTTTGCTGATTGAGGCTCTTTTTCAATCCAGAGGGGTACTCGCAACCCTTGTTGTTAGCCAAACCATTGCTGTTTTATTGGCTTTTTCGCCTGCCAGTTATGGCGATGTGTGGCTTCGCCTAGCTGTTTTTAGTTTCTTTTTACACCTTGTTTTTCTGACTAGCGTTGCCGTGCTTTATTTATCGAGAGGGCAGCTCGTTAGATTATCTAATACATGGCAAGTTATTGTCTTAAGTTCCTTACTTCTTTTATTAACATGCTTGTACAGCTTTCTTGTACTCAGTCTTTTTGATGAGCTTTACCAGGTTGACTCCCTAGCTCATTTTTTAGCAAGCAATATGCTGATTATCTTTTTAGTGACAGTGCTTTTTGTACAGTTTATTTCTATTCATAATCAAAAAGAGCAGCAGACAAAAGCGTTAATCCAAGCAGAGCTGGATGCTTTACAGGCACGTATTAGACCGCATTTTTTATTTAACAGTTTAAATACCGCGGCAGAACTGACCCACCATGATGCTAATGCGGCTGAGCAGGCTATTTTAGCTTTAGCCGCCTTGTCGCAGGCAGCAATGAGAAGCGGTAAGGCAATTAGTTTAAGTGATGAAATAAGCTTATGTCAGCAATATATTAGCTTAGAAAAATGGCGTTATGGTGAGCGCTTAGTGGTGTGTTGGCAATTACCTGATGAAATACCAGCATTGGATATTCCCTGTTTAACAATTCAGCCCCTGATTGAAAATGCTGTTTGCTATGGTGTCGAGCCGGCAGATAAGGGAGCGAGGATTTATATTTCTATGCATGTTTCAGATAAAAGTTACACGTTTATAATTACTAATCCGCTTTACAAAAATAAGGGTGCTTTGCCAAGTGGTAACGGTATGGCGCTTGAAAATATTCGCCAGCGTTTAGGGCTTTTTTATAACTATAAAGCTCAGTTACTGACTACTCAAAGAGAGGGGGAATTTAGAGTGAAACTTGTGCTACCAAGGCTAAAAATACAATGA
- the ribF gene encoding bifunctional riboflavin kinase/FAD synthetase, with amino-acid sequence MELIRGIHNIRAQHFGCVLTIGNFDGVHLGHAEVIKGLLQDAQKHQLPSTVMLFEPQPQEFFAKDNAPARLTRLRDKLSLLAKLGVERVICISFNQQFANMEAEQFVSQVLVEKLGVKALTVGDDFCFGKRRRGDFSLLKNMGTELNMDVKSTASFRRLNDRVSSTLIRHALAAGQLEDAKTMLGHGYAISGRVIHGWAKGRELGFRTANIALKRQVCPVNGVFAVRAIVGNKELFGVANIGNKPTFNGTRALLEVHLFDFAQDIYGQFMHVELIKKLRDEKKFETLTQLTAQIADDVTAAKQCFGLN; translated from the coding sequence ATGGAGTTAATTAGAGGTATTCACAATATACGCGCGCAGCATTTTGGCTGTGTGTTGACTATTGGTAATTTTGATGGCGTGCATTTAGGTCATGCAGAAGTGATTAAAGGCTTGCTACAAGACGCACAGAAACATCAATTACCAAGTACTGTGATGTTATTTGAGCCTCAGCCACAAGAGTTTTTTGCTAAAGACAACGCGCCTGCACGTTTGACACGACTTCGTGATAAGCTCAGCTTACTAGCAAAGCTGGGTGTTGAACGGGTGATTTGCATTAGTTTTAATCAGCAGTTTGCCAATATGGAAGCTGAGCAATTTGTCAGCCAAGTTTTAGTTGAAAAATTAGGTGTTAAAGCACTGACTGTGGGTGATGATTTTTGTTTTGGTAAGCGTCGCCGCGGTGATTTTTCACTACTGAAAAACATGGGCACTGAGCTAAACATGGATGTGAAAAGTACGGCTAGTTTTAGAAGACTTAATGATAGAGTAAGCAGTACTCTTATTCGCCATGCGCTTGCCGCAGGGCAATTAGAAGACGCAAAAACCATGTTAGGTCATGGTTATGCGATTTCTGGGCGTGTGATTCATGGCTGGGCAAAAGGTCGTGAACTAGGCTTTAGAACAGCCAATATTGCATTAAAACGTCAAGTATGCCCAGTAAACGGGGTGTTTGCGGTACGTGCAATAGTTGGCAATAAAGAATTATTTGGGGTTGCAAATATTGGCAACAAACCCACATTTAATGGAACACGCGCATTGTTAGAAGTTCATCTTTTCGACTTTGCGCAAGATATTTACGGACAATTTATGCACGTGGAGCTGATTAAGAAGCTCCGCGATGAGAAAAAATTCGAGACATTAACACAACTGACGGCGCAGATTGCAGATGATGTAACCGCCGCGAAGCAGTGTTTTGGTTTAAACTAG
- the lspA gene encoding signal peptidase II, giving the protein MSKLAGKSGLVWLWLSLLLLVVDHATKTLVVNTMAYKESIDILPFFNFTYVHNYGAAFSFLSDSGGWQRWFFSLIAVSISVLLVWWLKRLPATNKVLCSAYALVLAGAIGNLYDRIAYGYVIDFLHVYYENWHFPVFNIADCAICIGAALLLFDAFTGESPKEQKA; this is encoded by the coding sequence GTGAGCAAACTAGCCGGAAAAAGTGGCTTGGTTTGGTTATGGCTGAGTCTACTACTTTTAGTAGTAGACCACGCGACAAAAACACTTGTCGTTAATACCATGGCCTACAAAGAGTCGATAGATATTCTGCCTTTTTTTAATTTCACTTATGTACATAATTATGGTGCAGCCTTCAGCTTTTTAAGTGACTCTGGAGGTTGGCAGCGCTGGTTTTTTAGTCTGATAGCTGTGTCGATCAGTGTACTTTTAGTGTGGTGGCTTAAACGCTTACCAGCGACAAACAAGGTATTGTGCTCAGCTTATGCATTGGTGTTAGCAGGGGCTATTGGCAATTTATACGACCGTATTGCTTATGGTTATGTCATTGACTTCTTGCACGTCTATTATGAAAACTGGCACTTTCCTGTTTTTAATATTGCTGATTGTGCCATTTGTATTGGTGCCGCATTACTTTTATTTGATGCCTTTACAGGCGAAAGTCCTAAGGAGCAAAAAGCATGA
- the pilV gene encoding type IV pilus modification protein PilV: MLNKSQAQGFTLIEVLIAFVILSFGLLGAVALQAKAKQASFDSMQRAAAIALGNDIIQRMRANDTAGFAGRYNGTLTSDTPLNTNLQCFNNACSAEQVAALDKQQWVRAIQARENTGALDDTTVCINAASLGTANEFNIEVVISWQGRQEIKANSDTAAVDCGALNDKRRLIVLESYIYLRS; this comes from the coding sequence ATGTTAAACAAATCACAAGCCCAAGGCTTTACGCTAATCGAAGTGCTTATTGCTTTTGTGATCTTAAGTTTTGGTTTACTCGGGGCTGTGGCACTTCAAGCAAAGGCAAAGCAAGCGAGTTTTGACTCAATGCAGCGTGCAGCGGCTATTGCATTGGGTAACGATATTATCCAGCGAATGCGTGCAAACGATACGGCAGGATTTGCAGGTCGTTACAACGGAACATTAACCAGTGACACACCATTAAATACTAATTTACAGTGCTTTAATAACGCTTGCTCTGCAGAGCAAGTAGCAGCACTTGATAAACAGCAGTGGGTGAGAGCTATTCAAGCGCGTGAGAATACGGGCGCTTTAGACGATACAACCGTGTGTATAAATGCAGCGTCGCTGGGCACAGCAAATGAATTTAATATTGAAGTGGTTATTAGTTGGCAAGGACGTCAAGAGATCAAAGCAAACAGCGATACAGCAGCGGTTGATTGCGGCGCATTGAATGATAAACGACGCTTAATTGTACTTGAAAGTTATATATATCTAAGGTCTTGA